Below is a genomic region from Syntrophorhabdaceae bacterium.
TACACCTTTTTCTACAAAAAGCCTATGAAGCTCATCCCTTGAATCTTTGAATTTATCAAGACCCCTGCCTGAAAAGATAGGGAAAAGGGGTCTGTGGAGAAATACAAATTTATATTTGAATGGTTTTTCTAATTCTCTTTTTAACCATTCATACTGTTCACCTGTGATTCTACTCGTTTCCCCTGGTAGTTCAGTATTCAATATGATAAAAAGTGTGTCATCATGATAAAAGGAATAGTATAGATTGGGGAAAAATTTAAGATATATCTTTAACGACCTTTTGTCATTTATATCGTGGTTTCCCGGTGCCAAATGAAGTATTTTATCTGAGCCTGTTATGTCAATGAAGGTTTTCCACTGGTTTATATTGCCAGGTAGATGTATTGCATCGCCTACATGTATTATGGTTTTTATATTTTTTTTGTTTATGGCTTTTATAAAATCAGCATAAACAGAATCCTCTGTCCCTATATGTGTATCACTTACTATGGCAAAAAGATGAGATTCTCCATGGACAAAAAGGGGGACAAACAAAAATAAAAACAGGATTAATTTCAATATCAAAGGTTTTTTAAGGCATGTTATGGATTGTGAAACCATGCCTCTAATATACATCAATTAGCTTGATTAAGGTAGACTTTTGCAAACCTATTGCTTAATTATCTTGTGTTGGATACTAAAAATGAATATAATCATCAAAAAAGTTAGGAGGACCTGATGGAGGGGCATATATATAAGGCTTTTGATGTAGAGCTTAAAGAACTTAAAGAGAAGCTTCTATACGAAGGGGGTCTTGTAGAAAAGGCAATAAGGGAGGCAATACAGGCGCTCCTTGAGAGAAACTCCGATATAGCCAGAAGAGTTATAGAAAATGACTATTTAGTAAACGCCAAGGAGGTAGAAATAGATGAGTTCTGCCTAAAACTCTTAGCATTAAGACAACCTGCAGCAAGAGATCTCAGGTTTATAACCACGGCAATAAAGATAAATTATGACTTAGAGAGAATAGGTGATATGTCTGTGAATATCTGCGAGAGGGTTCTTGAACTAAACCAGGAACCACAGCTTAAGCCTTATATAGACCTCCCAAATATGGCAGGGACTGTTGAGCTTATGGTTAAAGAGAGTCTTGATGCCTTTGTGAGAGGAGATGTGGAGCTTGCCATGAAGGTTACCAGAGACGATGAAAAGGTGGATCAACTCTTAGACCAGATATTCCGTGAGCTTTTGACATATATGATAGAAAACCCTAAAACCATATCAAGGGCAACAAGGATCCTTTTCATCTCCAAATATCTTGAAAGGATGGCAGACCATGCAGTAAATATCGCTGAACTTGTGATATTTATGGTTGAAGGAAAGATAATAAGACATACCAAACCCGGCGAATAAAATTATATGTTAAAAAAAATAGGCATTTTTTTCATAATATTATCTGTAATATTTGTATGCTCATGCAGCAGTAAAGGCAAAAAAGACGGCAATAAAAAACGTATTATAACCATAGCAGGTTCCACATCTGTTATGCCTTTTACTGAAAAACTGGCAGAATATTTTATGATACAAAATCCAAAATTCATTATAGACGTGCAAGGTGGAGGATCAACAGCAGGAATACAGGCGTGTCTCAATAATACGGTTGACTTAGGCATGTCATCGAGGAAATTAAAACCTGAAGAGAGGCTTAATGAGATTATCATATGTTATGATGGTATCTCTATTGTAGTCCATCCTGAAAATCCCATAGATGGCCTTACATTAGACCAGGTAAGGGGAATCTTTTCCGGAAGGATTAAAAATTGGAAAGAGTTGGGTTGGATAGATAGAAGGATTGATGCCATAACAAGGGAAGAAGGCTCAGGAACAAGGGGCTCTTTTGAGGATTTGGTCATGAAAGGTGAAGAGGTTGACGACAGCATCATGGTGCAGGATTCTAACGGTTCTGTAAAGGAGATAGTGGCAACAGATATATATGCCATAGGATATATCTCTTTAGGTCTTGTAGATAAGCGCGTAAAGGCTCTTATAATAGATGGGGTTGCCCCTACCATTTCCAGCATAAAGACCGGTGCATATAAAATCATGAGACCTTTTCTTTTTTTGTCTCACGGTGATCCTGATGATTATACAAGTAAATTTATAGAGTTCGTCCTCTCGAAACAAGGCCAGGATCTATTGAAAAAAGAAGGTTTAGTGGGTTCCTATGACTAAAGATACATCTATAAAAGAACAGATAGTAAAAACAGTGCTTACTATATTTGCATTGTCTTCATTGCTCTTTCTATTTCTTATCTTTATATTTATCCTTATTGAAGGGTCTCCACTTTTTATTAAAGTAGGGCTGAAGAATATAATATTAGGTTTTAAATGGGCACCCACAAAAGGGTCTTTCGGCATATTTCCCATGATAATCTCCTCTTTCCTTGTTACATTCGGCGCCCTCGTCATAGGTGCACCCCTGGGGCTTTCATGCGCCATATACCTATCTGAATATTCTGGAAAGAGACTCAAGATGATCCTAAAACCGGCCCTGGAACTCTTAGCAGGTATACCATCTGTTGTATATGGTTTCCTCGGGGTCATATACATAGTCCCTATAATAAGGAACTACCTTGGAGGCTCTGGTTTTTCCCTGCTATCTACATCCATAGTCCTCGGTATAATGATATTGCCCACCATAATAAGTATCTCTTTTGATTCATTGGTAAGTGTCCCGAGGTCATATAGAGAGGGTTCATATGCCATGGGCGCAACAAAGTGGCAGACAATTTATAAAATAGTTGTTCCATCGGCAAGGTCAGGAATACTTGCCAGTTTTATTCTGGGTATGGGCAGGGCAATAGGTGAAACCATGGCAGTTATAATGATAGCCGGCAATGCATTAAAGATCCCTATGAGCATAACAGATCCGTTAAGGACACTCACGGGAAACATAGCCCTTGAGCTTGCCTATGCCACCGGAGACCACAGACTTGGTCTATTTTCCACAGGTATAGTACTCCTTGTAATTATTATGGCACTTAATTATATGGCAAATTTTGGAATAAAAAGAAGGTCATAAATGAGGATCAACCCGAGATTTACCAATAGATTTATGGAGATTTTATTGAATACCCAGGCGTTTTTTACAGTGGGAATACTCGTTATTATTGTGGCCATTATTTTGGTAAAAGGTATAGGAAACATAAATCTTGAATTCATATTCAGTTTTCCTGAGGATATGGGGAGGCATGGTGGAATATATCCTACCATTATAGGGACAATAATGCTGGCAATCCTGTCTATTATTTTTGCCACACCTCTTGGGGTTGGGACAGCCATCTTTCTCACAGAATATACAAAGGAGTCCATCTTTACCAAGATAATACGTTTTGGCGTGGAATCTCTCGCAGGCATACCTTCCATTTTGTATGGTCTTTTTGGTTTTATTTTTTTTGTAATTAAATTGAAGATGGGTTGGTCTATATTATCCGGTGTCCTGACAATTACTATCATGATACTGCCCACGATTATAAGGACAAGCGAAGAGGCAATAAAGGCCGTGCCAAAAAATGTAAGGTTTGTTAGTTATTCTCTTGGAGCCACTAAATGGGAGACCGTAACAAAGGTAGTCCTGCCTTCTGCAGCACCGGGTATATTGACAGGGATTATGTTAAGTGTGGGAAGGGTGGTAGGAGAGACTGCAGCGGTTATTTTCACCATGGGCAGTTCCCTTAGATTGCCCACCTCTATTATGGATTCAGGAAGGACAATGGCCGTCCATTTTTATATCCTGGCAAGAGAAGGTATATCCATGGAAAAGGCCTATGCCACTGCTTTAATTCTTGTTCTGAGTATATTGCTAATCAATATAATTGCCTATTATATTATGAGTAGGGTTATATCTAAATATTCATGAAAAATTGATATGGATATAAAGATAAAGGTAGACAAATTAAGGGTTTTTTTTCATAAAGCCGAGGCATTGAAAGGTGTTTCAATAAACGTTGCCAAGAATATGATTACAGGTTTTATGGGGCCTGCAGGAAGCGGTAAATCTACGCTCATATCCATATTGAATCGTATGATAGATTTTGAAAATGATGTCAAGATAGAGGGTAGTGTATTTATCGATGATATAAATATATTAGACGGAAACATCAATCCTGTAAGCCTCAGGAGGCGCATAGGAACAGTTTTTGCAGTTCCTATTCCCCTACAGCGTTCCATATTCGAAAATATTGCCTATGGTCCAAGGCTAAAAGGTATAAATGATAAGGCAGAACTCCATAGAATTGTAGCTGATTCACTCAAAAAGGCCTTTTTATGGGATGAAGTGAAGGACAGGCTTGAAATTTCGGCTAATAAACTTTCAGGCGGCCAGCAACAGAGGCTCTGCCTTGCCAGGACCCTGGCTTTAAAACCTGAGATAATTTTGCTTGATGAACCCTGTTCGGGTCTTGACCCTATATCTACTGCCAAGATAGAAGAGGCTCTGAATGAATTAAAGCGTGATTATACCATAATACTCGTCTCAAACAATACAAAACAGATTGCCCGTATAACAGATTATGCGGCCTTTTTTTATCTCGGGGAACTTATAGAATACGGCACAACAGAGAAGATATTTACTAATCCTACGCAAAAAAAGACTGAAGACTATATATCGGGTAAGTTTGGATGATAAATAATACGGTTTTATCCACAAAAGGCCTTGATCTCTATTATGGTGATTTTTATGCTTTAAAAAATGTAGATTTCCATGTGTTTAAAAATTCTATTACTGCCCTCATAGGCCCATCCGGCTGCGGTAAATCCACTCTTCTTCGATGTTTCAACAGGATGAATGACCTGATAGACGATGTGAGGATTATAGGGGATATATTTGTAAACCAAAAAAACATAGATGAGATAGATATCATTGAGTTGAGAAAAAAAGTGGGTATGGTATTTCAGAGACCCAATCCCTTTCCCTTTTCTGTTTATGATAACATGGTTTAC
It encodes:
- a CDS encoding metallophosphoesterase produces the protein MFVPLFVHGESHLFAIVSDTHIGTEDSVYADFIKAINKKNIKTIIHVGDAIHLPGNINQWKTFIDITGSDKILHLAPGNHDINDKRSLKIYLKFFPNLYYSFYHDDTLFIILNTELPGETSRITGEQYEWLKRELEKPFKYKFVFLHRPLFPIFSGRGLDKFKDSRDELHRLFVEKGVSLVVSGHDHLYNRSYRDNITYIIAAGGGGQSRFPAFNNTRFYFRYIIVKRQGNGYSFIVKDLEGDTGDEFNIPESSNNVLNSR
- the phoU gene encoding phosphate signaling complex protein PhoU; this encodes MEGHIYKAFDVELKELKEKLLYEGGLVEKAIREAIQALLERNSDIARRVIENDYLVNAKEVEIDEFCLKLLALRQPAARDLRFITTAIKINYDLERIGDMSVNICERVLELNQEPQLKPYIDLPNMAGTVELMVKESLDAFVRGDVELAMKVTRDDEKVDQLLDQIFRELLTYMIENPKTISRATRILFISKYLERMADHAVNIAELVIFMVEGKIIRHTKPGE
- a CDS encoding phosphate ABC transporter substrate-binding protein is translated as MLKKIGIFFIILSVIFVCSCSSKGKKDGNKKRIITIAGSTSVMPFTEKLAEYFMIQNPKFIIDVQGGGSTAGIQACLNNTVDLGMSSRKLKPEERLNEIIICYDGISIVVHPENPIDGLTLDQVRGIFSGRIKNWKELGWIDRRIDAITREEGSGTRGSFEDLVMKGEEVDDSIMVQDSNGSVKEIVATDIYAIGYISLGLVDKRVKALIIDGVAPTISSIKTGAYKIMRPFLFLSHGDPDDYTSKFIEFVLSKQGQDLLKKEGLVGSYD
- the pstC gene encoding phosphate ABC transporter permease subunit PstC, coding for MTKDTSIKEQIVKTVLTIFALSSLLFLFLIFIFILIEGSPLFIKVGLKNIILGFKWAPTKGSFGIFPMIISSFLVTFGALVIGAPLGLSCAIYLSEYSGKRLKMILKPALELLAGIPSVVYGFLGVIYIVPIIRNYLGGSGFSLLSTSIVLGIMILPTIISISFDSLVSVPRSYREGSYAMGATKWQTIYKIVVPSARSGILASFILGMGRAIGETMAVIMIAGNALKIPMSITDPLRTLTGNIALELAYATGDHRLGLFSTGIVLLVIIMALNYMANFGIKRRS
- the pstA gene encoding phosphate ABC transporter permease PstA, yielding MRINPRFTNRFMEILLNTQAFFTVGILVIIVAIILVKGIGNINLEFIFSFPEDMGRHGGIYPTIIGTIMLAILSIIFATPLGVGTAIFLTEYTKESIFTKIIRFGVESLAGIPSILYGLFGFIFFVIKLKMGWSILSGVLTITIMILPTIIRTSEEAIKAVPKNVRFVSYSLGATKWETVTKVVLPSAAPGILTGIMLSVGRVVGETAAVIFTMGSSLRLPTSIMDSGRTMAVHFYILAREGISMEKAYATALILVLSILLINIIAYYIMSRVISKYS
- a CDS encoding phosphate ABC transporter ATP-binding protein, translating into MDIKIKVDKLRVFFHKAEALKGVSINVAKNMITGFMGPAGSGKSTLISILNRMIDFENDVKIEGSVFIDDINILDGNINPVSLRRRIGTVFAVPIPLQRSIFENIAYGPRLKGINDKAELHRIVADSLKKAFLWDEVKDRLEISANKLSGGQQQRLCLARTLALKPEIILLDEPCSGLDPISTAKIEEALNELKRDYTIILVSNNTKQIARITDYAAFFYLGELIEYGTTEKIFTNPTQKKTEDYISGKFG